A genomic stretch from Flavobacterium humidisoli includes:
- a CDS encoding 2-oxoglutarate dehydrogenase E1 component translates to MDRFSFLNAAHTEFFAQLYDQYLVNPDSVEPSWRSFFQGFDFGQTTYNDENPVQTIVEYVTSDNADCSLVSEKLQKEFNVLKLIDGYRTRGHLFTKTNPVRDRRTSSPTLDIENFGLTTADLSTVFDAAQTIGMVPSSLQDIVNRLKAIYCQHIGIEYMYIRNPGVVKWIQDKLAVNVNQPNFSTEEKKTILNKLNEAVSFENFLHTKYVGQKRFSLEGGESIIPALDALIEQAAEKGVEQFVMGMAHRGRLNVLANIFGKSTQDIFGEFDGKDYDQEYFDGDVKYHLGLTADKKTRSGKSININLAPNPSHLETVGAVIEGITRAKQDKYYADDFSKVLPIAVHGDAAIAGQGILYEIIQMAQLDGYKTGGTIHIVINNQVGFTTNYLDARSSTYCTDVAKVTLSPVLHVNADDAEAVVHAVSFALDYRMQFGRDVFIDLLGYRKYGHNEGDEPRFTQPVLYKIIAKHKNPRDIYADKLLSDGVIDASYVNALEKQYKSALEENLEASRKKDLTIITPFMKNEWDGFVQVTDTQMLQKVDTTFAKEGLDSIIKTISTLPEDKKFINKISKIVTDRKAGYDNNTIDWGTAEALAYGSLLTEGFDVRISGQDVERGTFSHRHAVVKVEDSEEEVILLNAIENKKGNFGVFNSLLSEYGVLGFDYGYALANPKALTIWEAQFGDFSNGAQIMIDQYISCGEDKWNNQNGIVLLLPHGYEGQGAEHSSARMERYLQLCARHNMYVADCTTPANFFHLLRRQMKTNFRKPLVVFSPKSLLRDPRCVSTVEEIANGSFQETIDDNTVDKKGVKTLVFVTGKFYYDIVAERENNGRNDVAVVRIEQLFPFPVDQIKEIIAQYPNADDYVWAQEEPKNMGAYSFMLMNFDLVKWRLASLKAYSAPASGSYTRAKRRHADAIRMVFDKNLFR, encoded by the coding sequence ATGGATAGGTTTTCATTTTTAAACGCAGCGCATACCGAGTTTTTTGCACAATTATACGATCAATATTTAGTTAACCCAGACAGTGTTGAGCCTAGCTGGAGAAGTTTTTTTCAAGGTTTTGACTTTGGACAAACAACTTATAACGACGAAAATCCAGTGCAAACTATCGTTGAGTACGTGACTAGCGATAACGCAGACTGTAGCTTGGTTTCAGAAAAACTGCAAAAAGAATTCAATGTACTAAAATTAATTGACGGATACCGTACGCGCGGGCATTTATTCACGAAAACAAATCCTGTTCGTGACCGTAGAACTTCATCTCCAACTTTGGATATTGAAAACTTCGGATTAACAACAGCCGATCTTTCGACTGTTTTTGATGCTGCTCAAACGATCGGCATGGTGCCTTCTTCTTTACAAGATATCGTAAATCGTCTTAAGGCTATTTACTGCCAGCATATCGGTATTGAATATATGTACATTAGAAATCCTGGCGTTGTAAAATGGATTCAGGATAAATTAGCTGTAAATGTTAATCAGCCTAATTTTTCTACAGAAGAAAAGAAAACAATCTTAAATAAATTAAACGAAGCTGTTTCTTTTGAAAACTTCCTTCATACTAAATATGTTGGACAAAAACGTTTCTCATTAGAAGGTGGAGAATCTATCATCCCAGCTTTAGATGCTTTGATCGAGCAAGCTGCCGAAAAAGGTGTTGAACAATTCGTAATGGGAATGGCTCACCGTGGTCGTTTGAACGTTTTGGCAAACATCTTCGGAAAATCTACTCAAGATATCTTTGGTGAGTTTGACGGTAAAGATTACGATCAAGAATATTTTGATGGTGACGTAAAATACCACTTAGGTCTAACTGCCGACAAAAAAACAAGATCAGGAAAAAGCATCAATATCAATTTAGCGCCAAACCCTTCTCACTTAGAAACTGTTGGAGCTGTAATTGAAGGTATTACAAGAGCTAAACAAGATAAATATTATGCTGATGATTTCTCTAAAGTATTGCCAATCGCAGTACACGGAGATGCTGCAATTGCAGGTCAAGGTATTTTATATGAAATCATTCAGATGGCTCAACTTGATGGTTACAAAACTGGAGGAACAATCCACATTGTAATCAACAACCAAGTTGGATTTACAACAAACTACTTAGACGCTCGTTCTTCTACTTATTGTACAGACGTTGCCAAAGTAACTCTTTCTCCAGTATTACACGTAAATGCTGATGATGCAGAGGCTGTTGTACACGCTGTATCTTTTGCATTAGACTACAGAATGCAATTTGGACGTGACGTATTTATTGACTTATTAGGATATAGAAAATACGGACATAACGAAGGTGACGAACCTCGTTTTACACAACCTGTTTTATACAAAATCATTGCTAAACATAAAAACCCAAGAGACATCTACGCAGATAAATTACTTTCTGACGGTGTAATTGACGCGTCTTATGTTAATGCTCTAGAAAAACAATATAAATCTGCTCTAGAAGAAAACTTAGAAGCTTCACGTAAAAAAGACTTAACAATCATTACTCCATTCATGAAAAACGAATGGGACGGATTTGTTCAAGTAACAGATACCCAAATGCTTCAAAAAGTTGATACTACTTTTGCCAAAGAAGGATTAGATTCTATCATTAAAACAATATCAACTTTACCAGAAGATAAAAAGTTTATCAACAAAATAAGTAAAATTGTTACAGACAGAAAAGCTGGTTACGATAACAATACCATTGATTGGGGAACTGCAGAAGCACTGGCTTACGGTTCTCTTTTAACAGAAGGATTTGACGTTCGTATTTCTGGTCAAGATGTTGAGCGTGGTACATTCTCTCACCGTCATGCTGTTGTAAAAGTAGAAGATTCTGAAGAAGAGGTAATCTTATTGAACGCTATTGAAAACAAAAAAGGAAACTTTGGTGTATTCAATTCACTTTTATCAGAATATGGTGTTTTAGGTTTTGATTATGGATATGCATTAGCAAACCCAAAAGCCTTAACAATTTGGGAAGCACAATTTGGAGATTTCTCTAACGGTGCTCAAATTATGATTGACCAATACATTTCTTGTGGTGAAGATAAATGGAACAACCAAAACGGTATTGTTTTATTATTGCCTCACGGATATGAAGGACAAGGTGCAGAACACTCTTCTGCAAGAATGGAACGTTACTTACAACTTTGCGCAAGACACAACATGTATGTTGCTGATTGTACAACGCCAGCTAACTTCTTCCACTTGTTAAGAAGACAAATGAAAACGAATTTCCGTAAACCTTTGGTAGTTTTCTCTCCAAAAAGTTTATTGCGTGATCCAAGATGTGTATCTACAGTTGAAGAAATTGCAAACGGAAGTTTCCAAGAAACAATTGATGATAATACAGTAGACAAAAAAGGTGTAAAAACTTTAGTTTTTGTTACAGGTAAATTCTACTATGATATCGTCGCAGAAAGAGAAAACAACGGAAGAAATGATGTTGCAGTGGTTCGTATCGAACAATTATTCCCTTTCCCAGTAGATCAAATCAAAGAAATTATTGCACAATATCCAAATGCTGACGATTATGTTTGGGCGCAAGAAGAGCCTAAAAACATGGGAGCTTACAGCTTTATGTTAATGAACTTTGATCTTGTAAAATGGAGATTGGCTTCATTAAAAGCATATTCTGCTCCAGCATCTGGAAGCTACACACGTGCAAAACGTCGTCATGCAGATGCAATTAGAATGGTATTCGATAAAAATTTATTTAGATAG